TGTGCTCCACGAGGAAGTCGAAGATGTGGTCGCCGAGGGTCTCGCGCATGAGCGAGCTGGCGGAGAAGGCCTCGACCGCCTCACCGAGGTTCCCGGGCAGACGGGTGGCATCGACCACGCTGGGATCGCTCCCGGGGCACTCGTCCGGAAGCTCGAGCCCGTCCTGGATCCCGCGCATGCCGGCGGCGAGCGTCACCGCCATCGCGAGGTAGGGATTGCACGAGGCGTCGGGCAGGCGGAGCTCGACGCGGCAGGAGGCCTGCTTGCCCGGCTTGTACAACGGGACGCGCACCAGGGCCGAACGGTTGCGGCGGCCCCAGGTGGTGTAGCAGGGAACCTCGCCATTGTCCACGAGGCGCTTGTAGGAGTTCACGGTCGGGTTGGTCACGAGGGCATACTCGGGCGCATAGGCGAGCAGGCCAGCCACGTAGTGGCGGGCGACGTCAGAGAGGTGGCTCCCGTCCTCGGTGTCCTCGCCCCAGAAGACGTTGTTGCCCTCGTGGTCGAACAACGACTGGTGCATGAAGAGGGCGGACCCTGCCGCATCTGCGAACGGCTTGGGCATGAACGAGGCGAACATGTCGTGCGAGAAGGCGACCTGCTTGACCACGAGTCGCGACGTCATGATGTTGTCTGCCGAGCTCAGCGCCTCAGCATGACGGAGCGAGAGCCCGTTCTGCGACGGCGCGATGTCATGATAGGAATACTCGACGGGGATCGACATCTGCTCGAGGGTGAGCACGGTGTCGCGGCGCAGGTCACGTGCCGAGTCCGTGGGCGTGAGGTCGAAGTAGCCGGCCCCGTCGAGCGGCTTGGCCAGATGGTCGTCGGCGAAGTAGAAGTACTCGAGCTCGGGGCCCACCACCGAGATGTAGCCCTGCTCGTCGGCCGCGCGGAAGACCCGCTCGAGGCAGGCGCGGGGGTCGCCGGCGAAGGGCTCGCAAGCCGGCGTCTTGATGTCGCAGAAGATGCGGGCGACGCCCGACTCCTCGGGACGCCACGGCAGGATCTGGAACGTGTCGGGGTCGGGGAAGGCCAGCATGTCCGACTCCTCCTGCGGGGCGAAGCC
This genomic stretch from Atopobiaceae bacterium harbors:
- a CDS encoding glutamine synthetase family protein, which produces MTNEQNIDFVLRTVEERDIRFVRLWFTDVLGNLKSFSISPEDLEEAFEEGIGFDGSSVDGFAPQEESDMLAFPDPDTFQILPWRPEESGVARIFCDIKTPACEPFAGDPRACLERVFRAADEQGYISVVGPELEYFYFADDHLAKPLDGAGYFDLTPTDSARDLRRDTVLTLEQMSIPVEYSYHDIAPSQNGLSLRHAEALSSADNIMTSRLVVKQVAFSHDMFASFMPKPFADAAGSALFMHQSLFDHEGNNVFWGEDTEDGSHLSDVARHYVAGLLAYAPEYALVTNPTVNSYKRLVDNGEVPCYTTWGRRNRSALVRVPLYKPGKQASCRVELRLPDASCNPYLAMAVTLAAGMRGIQDGLELPDECPGSDPSVVDATRLPGNLGEAVEAFSASSLMRETLGDHIFDFLVEHKGEEWDEFSSTVTEWERGRSYAGF